The Streptomyces sp. SS1-1 genome has a segment encoding these proteins:
- a CDS encoding HD domain-containing protein — protein MRITFPGAVADAAYAHVSEVLAPPVLQHSVRVWLLADHIGRPQGVDGLEREALAVACLFHDAGTAGVYDGPQRFEVEGADAARAFLAEHDWPRPLVQSVWEAIALHTSPGIAERMGHLPRLVREGVLADFGRTDLIPPGDEESLTEALAAFPRMDVETVLSDAVVAQALRQPEKAPPSSWPGGLLAAYRA, from the coding sequence ATGCGGATCACCTTCCCCGGAGCCGTCGCGGACGCCGCGTACGCGCACGTGAGCGAGGTGCTCGCCCCACCCGTCCTCCAGCACAGCGTGCGGGTGTGGCTGCTCGCCGACCACATCGGCCGGCCGCAGGGCGTCGACGGGCTCGAACGCGAAGCCCTCGCCGTGGCCTGCCTGTTCCACGACGCGGGCACGGCCGGCGTCTACGACGGGCCGCAGCGGTTCGAGGTGGAGGGCGCCGACGCGGCGCGCGCGTTCCTCGCGGAGCACGACTGGCCGCGGCCGCTCGTCCAGAGCGTCTGGGAGGCGATCGCGCTGCACACCTCACCGGGGATCGCGGAGCGGATGGGGCACCTGCCGCGCCTCGTCCGGGAGGGCGTCCTGGCCGACTTCGGGCGGACCGACCTGATCCCGCCCGGCGACGAGGAGTCCCTGACCGAGGCCCTCGCCGCGTTCCCGCGCATGGACGTCGAGACCGTGCTGAGCGACGCGGTCGTGGCGCAGGCGCTCCGGCAGCCGGAGAAGGCCCCGCCGTCCAGCTGGCCGGGCGGGCTGCTCGCCGCGTACCGGGCCTGA
- the dhaK gene encoding dihydroxyacetone kinase subunit DhaK, producing MKMLINVAETVVADALRGMAAAHPELVVDVANRVIVRRDAPVAGKVGLVSGGGSGHEPLHGGFVGPGMLSAACPGEVFTSPVPDQMVRAAAAVNSGAGVLFIVKNYTGDVLNFDMAAELAEDEGIQVAKVLVNDDVAVTDSLYTAGRRGTGATLFVEKIAGAAADEGQPLERVESIGRQVNENARSFGVALSAVTTPAKGSPTFDLPAGELELGIGIHGEPGRERRAMMTSGEIADFAVGAILDDMSPRNPVLVLVNGMGATPLLELYGFNAEVQRVLAERGVAVARTLVGNYVTSLDMAGASVTLCQVDEEMLRLWDAPVSTPGLRWGM from the coding sequence ATGAAGATGCTGATCAACGTCGCGGAGACCGTGGTCGCGGACGCGCTGCGCGGGATGGCCGCCGCGCATCCGGAACTGGTCGTGGACGTGGCCAACCGGGTGATCGTCCGGCGGGACGCCCCCGTAGCGGGCAAGGTCGGGCTGGTGTCCGGCGGCGGGTCGGGACACGAGCCGCTGCACGGCGGATTCGTCGGCCCCGGCATGCTGTCGGCGGCCTGTCCCGGCGAGGTCTTCACCTCCCCCGTGCCGGACCAGATGGTGCGGGCCGCGGCCGCCGTGAACAGCGGCGCCGGTGTGCTCTTCATCGTGAAGAACTACACGGGCGACGTCCTCAACTTCGACATGGCCGCCGAACTCGCCGAGGACGAGGGCATCCAGGTCGCGAAGGTGCTGGTCAACGATGACGTCGCGGTGACCGACAGCCTCTACACGGCCGGCCGGCGCGGCACGGGCGCCACCCTGTTCGTGGAGAAGATCGCCGGGGCCGCCGCCGACGAGGGCCAGCCGCTGGAGCGGGTGGAGTCGATCGGGCGGCAGGTCAACGAGAACGCGCGCAGCTTCGGTGTCGCCCTGAGCGCGGTCACCACACCGGCCAAGGGCAGCCCCACCTTCGACCTGCCGGCGGGCGAGCTGGAGCTGGGCATCGGCATCCACGGCGAGCCCGGCCGGGAGCGGCGGGCCATGATGACCTCGGGCGAGATCGCGGACTTCGCGGTCGGCGCGATCCTGGACGACATGTCGCCGCGCAACCCGGTCCTCGTCCTGGTCAACGGCATGGGCGCGACTCCCCTGCTGGAGCTGTACGGCTTCAACGCCGAGGTGCAGCGGGTGCTCGCCGAGCGCGGCGTCGCGGTCGCGCGCACGCTGGTGGGCAACTACGTGACCTCGCTGGACATGGCCGGCGCCTCGGTCACCCTGTGCCAGGTCGACGAGGAGATGCTGCGGCTGTGGGACGCGCCGGTCAGTACGCCGGGCCTGCGCTGGGGTATGTGA
- the dhaL gene encoding dihydroxyacetone kinase subunit DhaL: MLDADFFRRWMTATAASVDREAEHLTALDSPIGDADHGSNLQRGFAAVTAALEKEQPQTPGAVLILAGRQLISTVGGASGPLYGTLLRRTGKALGDAAEVDAEQFAQALRTGVDAVMTLGGAAPGDATMIDALVPAVEALGDGFAAAATAAREGAEATTPMQARKGRASYLGERSIGHQDPGATSSALLVAALVEASDE; this comes from the coding sequence GTGCTCGACGCCGACTTCTTCCGCCGTTGGATGACGGCGACCGCCGCCTCCGTGGACCGCGAGGCCGAACACCTCACCGCCCTCGACTCCCCCATCGGCGACGCCGACCACGGCAGCAATCTGCAGCGCGGGTTCGCCGCCGTCACCGCCGCGCTGGAGAAGGAGCAGCCGCAGACGCCCGGCGCGGTCCTGATCCTGGCCGGGCGGCAGCTCATCTCCACGGTGGGCGGGGCGTCGGGGCCGCTGTACGGCACACTGCTGCGCCGCACCGGCAAGGCCCTGGGCGATGCGGCGGAGGTCGACGCCGAGCAGTTCGCGCAGGCCCTGCGCACCGGGGTGGACGCGGTGATGACGCTCGGGGGCGCCGCGCCCGGCGACGCCACCATGATCGACGCCCTGGTTCCCGCCGTGGAGGCGCTGGGCGACGGTTTCGCCGCCGCGGCGACGGCGGCGCGGGAGGGTGCCGAGGCGACGACGCCGATGCAGGCGCGCAAGGGACGGGCCAGCTATCTCGGGGAGCGCAGCATCGGGCACCAGGACCCCGGCGCCACCTCGTCGGCCCTGCTCGTCGCGGCTCTCGTGGAGGCATCCGATGAGTGA
- a CDS encoding PTS-dependent dihydroxyacetone kinase phosphotransferase subunit DhaM, with protein sequence MSDATSDAKEGRLVGIVLVSHSAQVAASVADLARGLAGGGTDVPLAPAGGTEGGELGTSAELIAAAAASVDRGAGVAVLTDLGSAVLTVKALLAEGDELPENTRLVDAPFVEGAVAAVVTAATGADLAAVEAAAADAYTYRKV encoded by the coding sequence ATGAGTGACGCGACGAGTGACGCGAAGGAAGGCCGGCTGGTCGGCATCGTGCTGGTCTCGCACAGCGCGCAGGTGGCCGCGTCGGTGGCCGATCTGGCGCGGGGGCTGGCGGGCGGCGGGACCGACGTCCCCCTGGCTCCGGCCGGCGGCACCGAGGGCGGTGAGCTGGGCACGAGCGCCGAGCTGATCGCCGCCGCGGCGGCGTCGGTGGACCGGGGTGCCGGGGTCGCCGTCCTCACCGATCTGGGGAGCGCGGTCCTCACCGTGAAGGCGCTGCTGGCCGAGGGCGACGAACTGCCGGAGAACACCCGGCTGGTGGACGCGCCGTTCGTGGAGGGCGCGGTGGCCGCGGTCGTGACGGCGGCGACGGGCGCCGACCTCGCGGCGGTGGAGGCGGCGGCCGCGGACGCGTACACGTACCGGAAGGTGTGA
- a CDS encoding glycoside hydrolase family 75 protein — MRSHALTLAAAGAALLAPTSPPTPPPPAPEEPAVSQEADVSAAELLAKVGTCTQVSRGRYRTDSGRPATVPVCGTKEAVFWKADLDIDCDGRPTARCSGATDPHFSSATAFTQSDGRYLSAERLPYIVVPAPSALWDYRAHGVRGGSLAAVVYQGRVRYAVVGDVGPADIIGEASYAAAEALGIPADPRAGGAPSGVTYIVFKDEVVKPIEDAAEAVRTGERVARKFTRGR; from the coding sequence GTGCGATCGCATGCGCTGACGCTGGCCGCGGCAGGAGCCGCCCTGCTCGCCCCGACGAGCCCGCCGACCCCGCCGCCCCCCGCCCCCGAGGAGCCGGCCGTCAGCCAGGAAGCCGACGTCAGCGCCGCCGAACTGCTGGCCAAGGTCGGCACGTGCACCCAGGTGTCCCGGGGCCGCTACCGCACCGACAGCGGCCGGCCCGCGACCGTCCCCGTCTGCGGGACCAAGGAGGCCGTGTTCTGGAAGGCCGACCTGGACATCGACTGCGACGGCCGCCCCACCGCCCGGTGCAGCGGCGCCACGGACCCGCACTTCTCCTCCGCCACCGCGTTCACCCAGTCCGACGGCCGCTATCTCAGCGCCGAGCGGCTGCCTTACATCGTGGTGCCCGCCCCCAGCGCCCTGTGGGACTACCGCGCCCACGGCGTCCGGGGCGGGTCCCTCGCCGCCGTCGTGTACCAGGGCCGGGTGCGCTACGCGGTCGTCGGCGACGTCGGCCCGGCCGACATCATCGGCGAGGCGTCGTACGCCGCCGCCGAGGCCCTCGGCATCCCCGCCGACCCCCGTGCCGGGGGCGCCCCCTCCGGCGTCACCTACATCGTCTTCAAGGACGAGGTCGTCAAACCCATCGAGGACGCGGCCGAGGCCGTACGGACCGGGGAGCGGGTCGCCAGGAAGTTCACCCGGGGGCGGTGA
- a CDS encoding fibronectin type III domain-containing protein gives MRRVSSLVPALCAGLLLTSCGWGASGDEGARPPGAPTGVTARAGSATSVHVMWNAVAAGDAEGIRGYEVYRGGTKAAEVPASTHMADITRLEPSHAYAFTVRARDTEGRLGPPSRTVRATTPAAVAADRTAPSRPGRAAGRAVGSRAVQLSWTRATDDRGVVSYDVYQGGTKIHSVGGNQTATVVTGLRPGTRYSFTVRARDAADNLSPASAAVRLGTPGTDDGRGTAPTDFRATTRRADGAYHVDLRWTPPRTDGTVTEYQVQVDGRAATSLVFGGKPPRGTATYSFYLGPEAGVRHRVRIRAMLPDGTWGGFSAERTVTTGP, from the coding sequence GTGCGACGCGTGTCCTCTCTCGTTCCCGCCCTCTGCGCCGGTCTCCTGCTCACGTCCTGCGGCTGGGGGGCGTCCGGCGACGAGGGCGCCCGGCCGCCGGGGGCACCGACCGGGGTCACGGCCCGGGCCGGCAGCGCGACCAGCGTCCATGTGATGTGGAACGCCGTGGCGGCGGGGGACGCGGAGGGGATCCGCGGCTACGAGGTGTACCGGGGCGGCACCAAGGCCGCGGAGGTGCCGGCCTCCACGCACATGGCCGACATCACCCGGCTGGAGCCCTCCCACGCCTACGCGTTCACCGTACGGGCCCGGGACACGGAGGGGCGGCTCGGGCCGCCGAGCCGGACGGTCCGGGCGACCACCCCGGCGGCCGTGGCCGCGGACCGCACGGCACCCAGCCGTCCCGGACGGGCCGCGGGACGGGCGGTCGGCAGCCGGGCCGTCCAGCTGTCCTGGACGCGGGCGACCGACGACCGGGGCGTGGTGTCGTACGACGTCTACCAGGGCGGGACGAAGATCCACAGCGTGGGCGGGAACCAGACGGCCACCGTGGTCACCGGGCTGCGGCCGGGCACCCGGTACTCCTTCACGGTCCGCGCCCGGGACGCGGCCGACAACCTGTCCCCGGCGTCGGCCGCCGTACGCCTCGGCACACCGGGTACCGACGACGGCCGCGGCACCGCGCCGACGGACTTCCGGGCCACGACCCGGCGCGCGGACGGGGCGTACCACGTCGATCTGCGCTGGACACCGCCGCGCACCGACGGCACCGTCACCGAGTACCAGGTCCAGGTCGACGGGCGGGCGGCCACCTCGCTGGTGTTCGGCGGGAAGCCGCCGCGCGGGACGGCCACGTACAGCTTCTACCTGGGCCCGGAGGCCGGGGTGCGGCACCGGGTGCGGATCCGGGCCATGCTGCCGGACGGCACCTGGGGCGGGTTCTCGGCGGAGCGGACCGTGACGACCGGGCCGTGA
- a CDS encoding PadR family transcriptional regulator gives MSLPHAILTALLEKPSSGLELTRRFDKSIGYFWSATHQQIYRELGRLESGGLIRALPSEQPARGQRKSYEVLPAGREELARWTAASQDPRPMRDTLLLRMRAAAVVGTAGIEADLRRHLDLHRRQLAEYEEIEKRDFPPGRDSSQDRLRHLVLRAGIDLETFWTRWLTHALEEFPDLPGPGTA, from the coding sequence ATGTCACTCCCGCACGCGATCCTCACCGCCCTGCTCGAGAAGCCGTCGTCCGGGCTGGAGCTGACCCGTCGTTTCGACAAGTCGATCGGCTACTTCTGGTCGGCGACGCATCAGCAGATCTACCGCGAGCTGGGGCGGCTGGAGAGCGGCGGGCTGATCCGGGCCCTGCCGTCCGAACAGCCCGCGCGCGGGCAGAGGAAGAGCTACGAGGTCCTGCCGGCGGGCCGCGAGGAACTGGCCCGCTGGACCGCGGCGTCCCAGGACCCGCGGCCCATGCGGGACACGCTGCTGCTGCGGATGCGTGCCGCGGCGGTCGTGGGGACCGCGGGCATCGAGGCGGATCTGCGCCGCCACCTCGATCTGCACCGGCGTCAGCTCGCCGAGTACGAGGAGATCGAGAAGCGCGACTTCCCGCCGGGCCGGGACAGCTCCCAGGACCGGCTGCGGCATCTGGTGCTGCGGGCCGGCATCGACCTGGAGACCTTCTGGACGCGGTGGCTCACGCACGCGCTGGAGGAGTTCCCCGACCTGCCGGGACCCGGGACCGCGTGA
- a CDS encoding NADPH-dependent 2,4-dienoyl-CoA reductase, giving the protein MSRYPHLLSPLDLGFTTLPNRVLMGSMHVGLEEAERGFERMAAFYAERARGGVGLIVTGGIAPNDEGRPYEGGAKLTTDAEAEQHRTVTDAVHREGGRIALQILHFGRYAYHQDLVAPSPLQAPISPFPPRELTDADIERTIDDYARTARLARQAGYDGVEIMGSEGYLINEFIATQTNHRTDRWGGAYENRMRFPVEIVRRVREAVGEDFIIVYRLSMLDLVPGGSTLDEVITLAKAVEAAGATIINTGIGWHEARIPTIATSVPRGAYTWVTKRLMGEVSVPLVTTNRINTPELAEELLADGRADMVSMARPMLADPDFVAKAAAGRPEAINTCIGCNQACLDHTFSGRITSCLVNPRACHETELTLAPTRLRKRVAVVGAGPAGLACAVSAAERGHDVTLFDGADEIGGQLNVARKVPGKQEFDETLRYYRHQLDWQGVDVRLGTWVCADDLAGFDEVVVATGVTPRVPDIPGVDHPSVVGYLDVLREEVTVGDRVAVLGAGGIGFDVAEFLTDGGDKASEDPETYFRLWGVDMDYAGPGGLAAPERPAPPRTVHLLQRKTSKVGAGLGKTTGWIHRTELKHRGVTMVPGVRYDRIDDAGLHLTVGEESTVLEVDTVVLCTGQEPRRDLYEALVAAGRSAHLIGGADVAAELDAKRAIKQGTELAASL; this is encoded by the coding sequence ATGAGCCGTTACCCGCATCTGCTGAGCCCGCTGGACCTGGGCTTCACCACGCTGCCCAACCGTGTCCTCATGGGCTCCATGCACGTGGGCCTGGAAGAGGCCGAGCGCGGCTTCGAGCGCATGGCGGCCTTCTACGCGGAGCGGGCGCGCGGCGGCGTCGGCCTCATCGTCACCGGCGGCATCGCGCCCAACGACGAGGGCCGGCCCTACGAGGGCGGCGCCAAGCTCACCACCGACGCGGAGGCCGAGCAGCACCGGACCGTCACCGACGCCGTGCACCGCGAGGGCGGCCGCATCGCCCTGCAGATCCTGCACTTCGGCCGGTACGCCTACCACCAGGACCTGGTCGCCCCGAGCCCCCTCCAGGCGCCGATCAGCCCGTTCCCGCCCCGTGAGCTCACCGACGCGGACATCGAGCGGACCATCGACGACTACGCCCGCACCGCCCGCCTCGCCCGGCAGGCCGGATACGACGGCGTGGAGATCATGGGCTCCGAGGGCTATCTGATCAACGAGTTCATCGCCACGCAGACCAACCACCGCACCGACCGCTGGGGCGGCGCGTACGAGAACCGGATGCGCTTCCCGGTGGAGATCGTGCGCCGGGTGCGCGAGGCCGTCGGCGAGGACTTCATCATCGTCTACCGGCTGTCCATGCTCGACCTCGTCCCCGGCGGCTCCACGCTGGACGAGGTCATCACCCTCGCCAAGGCCGTCGAGGCCGCCGGCGCGACCATCATCAACACCGGCATCGGCTGGCACGAGGCCCGTATCCCGACCATCGCCACGTCCGTGCCGCGCGGCGCGTACACCTGGGTCACGAAGCGCCTGATGGGCGAGGTGTCGGTCCCGCTGGTCACCACCAACCGCATCAACACCCCCGAGCTGGCGGAGGAGTTGCTGGCCGACGGCCGCGCGGACATGGTGTCCATGGCCCGCCCCATGCTCGCCGACCCCGACTTCGTCGCGAAGGCCGCGGCCGGCCGCCCCGAGGCCATCAACACCTGCATCGGCTGCAACCAGGCCTGCCTCGACCACACCTTCAGCGGCAGGATCACCTCCTGCCTCGTCAATCCGCGAGCCTGCCACGAGACCGAGCTGACGCTCGCCCCGACCCGGCTGCGCAAGCGCGTCGCGGTCGTCGGCGCCGGGCCCGCCGGGCTGGCCTGCGCGGTGAGCGCGGCCGAACGCGGCCACGACGTCACGCTGTTCGACGGCGCGGACGAGATCGGCGGACAGCTGAACGTCGCCCGCAAGGTCCCCGGCAAGCAGGAGTTCGACGAGACGCTGCGCTACTACCGGCACCAGCTCGACTGGCAGGGCGTCGACGTACGCCTGGGCACCTGGGTCTGCGCGGACGACCTCGCGGGCTTCGACGAAGTCGTCGTCGCCACCGGCGTCACCCCGCGCGTCCCGGACATCCCGGGCGTCGACCACCCGAGCGTCGTCGGCTACCTCGACGTCCTGCGCGAGGAGGTCACGGTCGGCGACCGGGTCGCCGTCCTCGGCGCGGGCGGCATCGGCTTCGACGTCGCCGAGTTCCTCACCGACGGCGGCGACAAGGCGAGCGAGGACCCCGAGACGTACTTCCGGCTCTGGGGCGTCGACATGGACTACGCCGGCCCCGGCGGCCTCGCCGCCCCCGAGCGCCCGGCGCCGCCGCGCACCGTGCACCTGCTCCAGCGCAAGACCAGCAAGGTCGGTGCCGGCCTCGGCAAGACGACCGGCTGGATCCACCGCACCGAGCTGAAGCACCGGGGCGTCACCATGGTCCCGGGCGTGCGCTACGACCGGATCGACGACGCCGGACTGCACCTCACCGTCGGCGAGGAGAGCACCGTCCTGGAGGTCGACACCGTCGTGCTCTGCACCGGCCAGGAGCCGCGCCGCGACCTGTACGAGGCGCTGGTCGCCGCGGGCCGCAGCGCGCACCTGATCGGCGGCGCGGACGTCGCCGCCGAACTCGACGCCAAGCGGGCCATCAAGCAGGGCACGGAGCTGGCGGCGAGCCTGTAG
- a CDS encoding SpoIIE family protein phosphatase, with amino-acid sequence MAGGDAPVRGPVRPSGLLDVLGVASVVLDTEGRIVLWSPQAEELFGYPAHEALGEYAARIMVHEQHLDLVVKLFADVMETGEGWAGAFPVRRKDGSTRLVEFRNMRLLDDQGDVYALGLCADQSTVRQVERDVALSTRTIAQAPVGLAVLDTELRYVSVNPALAELNGLPAEAHLGHMPHELMLDTEAARTVEAALRAVLRTGEPVVNRRVVGRTRAHPDVDHFWSVSLYRLEDTAGTVLGVAGMAVDITEQHQAAVAAETARRRLALIADASTRIGTTLELDRTASELADVAVPELADVAAVDLLDAVVEGRRSTLGPAQAAVIRALAVRSAQDTGALEAADPPGHIAHYGPDRLVTECVRTGDPVMVAHVREEDLPRIARSPEAALQLGRAGLHSYLAVPLIARGEVLGALDLKRIHNPLPFSEDDLLLARELAARAAIQIDNARWYQNARDTALTLQRSMLPSHPPVTGGLEVASRYQPAGAGAEVGGDWFDVIPLEGAKTALVVGDVMGSGIEAATTMGRLRTATHTLASLDLEPTRLLEHLDTITDGLDHSIATCVYAVHDPELRQCRIANAGHLPPVRVRPGRPPELLELPTGAPLGVGGVAFSTTTVDLVPGDQLVFYTDGLVETRQHPLDERLDALLALLDDPERPLQECCDLLLRTLHRPENSDDVALLIARVLTPA; translated from the coding sequence ATGGCCGGGGGCGACGCACCGGTACGCGGCCCGGTCCGCCCGAGCGGCCTCCTGGACGTACTCGGGGTGGCCTCCGTCGTGCTGGACACCGAGGGCCGCATCGTGCTGTGGAGCCCCCAGGCCGAGGAGCTGTTCGGCTATCCGGCGCACGAGGCGCTCGGCGAGTACGCCGCCCGGATCATGGTCCACGAACAGCACCTGGACCTGGTCGTCAAGCTCTTCGCCGACGTCATGGAGACCGGCGAGGGCTGGGCCGGCGCCTTCCCCGTCCGCCGCAAGGACGGCAGCACCCGCCTGGTCGAGTTCCGCAACATGCGGCTCCTGGACGACCAGGGCGACGTCTACGCCCTCGGCCTGTGCGCCGACCAGTCCACGGTCCGCCAGGTCGAGCGGGACGTGGCGCTGTCCACCCGCACCATCGCCCAGGCACCGGTCGGCCTGGCCGTCCTCGACACCGAGCTGCGCTACGTCTCCGTCAACCCCGCGCTGGCCGAGCTCAACGGCCTTCCCGCCGAGGCGCACCTCGGCCACATGCCGCACGAGCTGATGCTGGACACCGAGGCGGCCCGGACCGTGGAGGCGGCGCTGCGCGCGGTGCTGCGGACCGGTGAGCCGGTCGTGAACCGGCGGGTCGTGGGCCGTACCCGGGCCCACCCCGACGTGGACCACTTCTGGTCGGTCTCGCTGTACCGGCTCGAGGACACGGCCGGCACGGTGCTCGGGGTGGCCGGGATGGCGGTCGACATCACCGAGCAGCACCAGGCCGCCGTCGCCGCGGAGACGGCCCGGCGCCGGCTCGCCCTCATCGCCGACGCCTCCACGCGCATCGGTACGACCCTGGAACTGGACCGCACGGCCAGCGAACTCGCGGACGTCGCCGTGCCGGAACTGGCCGACGTGGCCGCGGTGGACCTGCTGGACGCCGTCGTGGAGGGCCGGCGCAGCACCCTCGGCCCCGCCCAGGCGGCGGTGATCCGGGCCCTCGCCGTCCGCTCGGCGCAGGACACCGGCGCGCTGGAGGCCGCCGATCCCCCCGGGCACATCGCCCACTACGGACCTGACCGTCTCGTCACCGAGTGCGTGCGCACGGGCGACCCGGTGATGGTGGCGCACGTGCGCGAGGAGGACCTGCCGCGCATCGCCCGCTCCCCGGAGGCCGCCCTCCAGCTCGGCCGCGCGGGGCTGCACTCCTATCTGGCGGTACCGCTGATCGCGCGCGGCGAGGTCCTCGGCGCCCTCGACCTCAAACGCATCCACAACCCGCTGCCGTTCAGCGAGGACGACCTGCTGCTCGCCCGGGAGCTGGCCGCCCGCGCGGCGATCCAGATCGACAACGCCCGCTGGTACCAGAACGCCCGCGACACCGCCCTGACCCTCCAGCGCAGCATGCTGCCCAGCCACCCGCCGGTCACCGGCGGACTGGAGGTGGCCTCCCGCTACCAGCCGGCCGGCGCCGGCGCCGAGGTCGGCGGCGACTGGTTCGACGTCATCCCGCTGGAAGGGGCCAAGACGGCGCTGGTCGTCGGTGACGTGATGGGCAGCGGCATCGAGGCCGCCACCACCATGGGCCGGCTGCGCACCGCCACGCACACCCTGGCCTCCCTCGACCTGGAGCCGACGCGGCTCCTGGAACACCTCGACACGATCACCGACGGTCTCGACCACTCCATCGCGACCTGTGTGTACGCCGTCCACGACCCGGAGCTGCGGCAGTGCCGCATCGCCAACGCCGGGCACCTGCCCCCGGTCCGCGTCCGCCCCGGCCGGCCTCCCGAGCTGCTGGAACTGCCGACGGGCGCGCCGCTCGGCGTGGGCGGGGTCGCCTTCTCCACGACGACGGTCGACCTCGTGCCCGGCGATCAGCTGGTCTTCTACACCGACGGGCTGGTGGAGACCCGCCAGCACCCGCTGGACGAACGCCTCGACGCGCTCCTCGCCCTCCTGGACGACCCGGAGCGCCCGCTGCAGGAGTGCTGCGACCTCCTCCTGCGGACGCTGCACCGGCCCGAGAACTCCGACGACGTGGCGCTGCTGATCGCGCGGGTGCTCACGCCCGCGTGA
- a CDS encoding putative protein N(5)-glutamine methyltransferase yields the protein MPPASPSPASPSPAPLTHDAVVSALRAAGCVFAEDEARLLLSAAGGPGELAALVDRRVSGLPLELVLGWAEFAGLRIAVAPGVFVPRRRTEFLVRQALAHVPGARVVVDLCCGSGAVGAALAAALDGAELHAADIDPAAVRCARRNVAPFGGRVHEGDLFAALPAGLRGRVGILAANVPYVPTGEVPLLPAEARDHEPLVALDGGPDGLDVLRRVAAEAPRWLAPGGCLLIETSERQAPVALETFAAGGLSARLLVSDELYAHVVIGQVPGGPATAGEVTRA from the coding sequence ATGCCCCCTGCGTCCCCGTCGCCCGCCTCGCCGTCACCCGCACCGCTCACCCACGACGCCGTCGTCAGCGCCCTGCGCGCCGCCGGCTGTGTGTTCGCCGAGGACGAGGCCCGGCTCCTCCTGTCCGCCGCCGGCGGCCCCGGCGAGCTGGCCGCCCTGGTGGACCGGCGCGTGAGCGGCCTCCCCCTCGAACTCGTCCTGGGCTGGGCGGAGTTCGCCGGTCTGCGGATCGCCGTCGCCCCCGGAGTCTTCGTCCCCCGACGGCGAACCGAGTTCCTCGTGCGGCAGGCCCTCGCCCACGTCCCCGGCGCCCGCGTGGTCGTCGATCTGTGCTGCGGCTCCGGCGCGGTCGGCGCCGCCCTGGCCGCCGCGCTCGACGGGGCCGAACTCCACGCCGCCGACATCGACCCGGCCGCCGTGCGCTGTGCCCGCCGCAACGTGGCGCCCTTCGGAGGCCGCGTCCACGAGGGCGACCTGTTCGCGGCGCTGCCCGCCGGGCTGCGCGGCCGGGTCGGCATCCTCGCGGCGAACGTGCCGTACGTCCCCACCGGCGAGGTGCCGCTGCTGCCCGCCGAGGCGCGCGACCACGAGCCGCTCGTCGCGCTCGACGGGGGCCCGGACGGCCTGGACGTGCTGCGCAGGGTCGCCGCGGAGGCACCGCGCTGGCTGGCGCCGGGAGGCTGCCTGCTGATCGAGACCAGTGAGCGGCAGGCGCCGGTGGCCCTGGAGACCTTCGCGGCCGGCGGGCTGTCGGCCCGCCTGCTGGTCTCCGACGAGCTGTACGCCCATGTCGTGATCGGACAGGTCCCGGGCGGGCCCGCCACCGCCGGGGAGGTCACGCGGGCGTGA
- a CDS encoding sulfite oxidase-like oxidoreductase, whose amino-acid sequence MHVTRGFTGRPRVPNAALPPGQYDAGDDWPVLSAEVTPELTPEEWTFRVDGLVERPRTWTWEQAHALPASAYEGDIHCVTSWSKFGVRFGGVSLDAFLDVVRPHGSATHVVAYAHTGYSTNLPLADVTGGRAWIAWEYDGRPLAPEHGGPARLIVPHLYFWKSAKWIAGLRLLDHDEPGFWESNGYHPRGNPWEEQRYSGD is encoded by the coding sequence ATGCACGTCACCCGAGGCTTCACCGGACGCCCGCGCGTCCCGAACGCCGCCCTGCCGCCGGGCCAGTACGACGCCGGGGACGACTGGCCCGTCCTCTCCGCCGAGGTCACCCCCGAGCTGACGCCTGAGGAGTGGACGTTCCGCGTCGACGGCCTCGTGGAGCGGCCGCGGACCTGGACCTGGGAGCAGGCGCACGCCCTGCCCGCCTCCGCGTACGAGGGCGACATCCACTGTGTGACGAGCTGGTCCAAGTTCGGTGTGCGGTTCGGCGGTGTCTCGCTGGACGCCTTCCTCGATGTGGTCCGGCCCCATGGGTCCGCCACCCATGTGGTCGCCTACGCGCACACCGGGTACAGCACCAACCTCCCGCTCGCCGATGTGACCGGCGGCCGGGCCTGGATCGCCTGGGAGTACGACGGGCGGCCGCTCGCGCCCGAGCACGGCGGGCCGGCGCGGCTGATCGTGCCCCATCTGTACTTCTGGAAGAGCGCGAAGTGGATCGCGGGGCTGCGCCTCCTCGACCACGACGAGCCGGGCTTCTGGGAGAGCAACGGCTACCATCCGCGCGGCAACCCCTGGGAGGAGCAGCGGTACTCCGGTGACTGA